From a region of the Triticum aestivum cultivar Chinese Spring chromosome 7D, IWGSC CS RefSeq v2.1, whole genome shotgun sequence genome:
- the LOC123165236 gene encoding probable E3 ubiquitin-protein ligase LOG2, producing MGNAGSSGRPNLPPPRPHLHGVPPPYYHQYPPWRPGAAAPPPVPFPTHVERHRAVAVSAGVNVKGHTLRLDRDDDGGHLLAFSFDADAPGSITVYFFAQEGDDCVLKGTKENLLKPVTVTFKEGHGQEFRQPSGTGIKLSMFEESELTKVGEDRVFPLAFKVEVGVPSKQELEKKHDAEDSKSLVKFAVFVKKDSAEYGINIVQQILWVNGTRYVLQEIYGIGDRNTADRNVNEDDSGKECVVCLTEPRDTTVLPCRHMCLCRECAQTLRFQTNKCPMCRQPVESLLEIKVDIMPRHHEGGDQ from the exons ATGGGCAACGCCGGAAGCAGCGGCCGCCCCAACCTGCCCCCGCCGCGGCCTCATCTACACGGGGTGCCCCCGCCGTACTACCACCAGTACCCGCCATGGCGCCcgggcgccgccgcgccgccgccggtgccGTTCCCCACGCACGTGGAGCGGCACAGGGCCGTTGCGGTGAGCGCCGGCGTCAACGTCAAGGGGCATACCCTGCGGCTGGaccgcgacgacgacggcggccacCTGCTCGCCTTCTCCTTCGACGCCGACGCCCCCGGGAG TATAACAGTTTACTTCTTTGCACAAGAAGGTGATGACTGTGTCCTGAAGGGTACAAAGGAAAATTTGCTCAAACCTGTCACGGTAACATTTAAGGAAGGTCATGGTCAGGAGTTCAGGCAACCAAGTGGAACTGGAATTAAGCTCTCAATGTTTGAGGAATCTGAGCTAACTAAGGTTGGGGAGGATCGTGTATTTCCTCTCGCATTCAAAGTGGAAGTGGGTGTGCCAAGCAAGCAAGAGTTAGAAAAGAAACATGATGCCGAAGACTCGAAGTCTTTGGTTAAATTTGCTGTGTTTGTTAAGAAAGACAGTGCTGAATATGGGATCAACATTGTGCAGCAGATACTGTGGGTAAATGGAACTAGATATGTCTTGCAGGAGATATACGGTATTGGGGACAGGAACACAGCTGACAGGAATGTAAATGAGGATGATTCTGGGAAAGAATGTGTGGTTTGTCTTACAGAACCAAGAGATACAACTGTCCTTCCATGCAGGCATATG TGCCTATGCAGGGAGTGTGCTCAGACATTAAGGTTCCAGACCAACAAATGCCCCATGTGCAGGCAGCCTGTTGAGAGCCTTCTTGAGATTAAGGTTGATATCATGCCCAGGCATCATGAAGGAGGAGATCAGTAG